The following are encoded together in the Narcine bancroftii isolate sNarBan1 chromosome 10, sNarBan1.hap1, whole genome shotgun sequence genome:
- the LOC138744554 gene encoding zinc finger protein 16-like isoform X1 translates to MAKIEDHLTSLTREKPFQCDMFGESGLYPDLLETHCSVPTGEQLFICSECGKGFTSSDTLVQHECVQTRERLFICSHCGKSFQTAQELKEHRCTHIRERPFTCCECGKGFTLSSNLLAHQRIHTGEKPFTCYECGKRFAQSSHLRQHQRIHTGERPFICSHCGKGFTQSSSLQTHQHIHTGERPFTCPECGKGFTLSSRLLAHQRIHSGERPFMCSECGKGFTQSSDLRQHQRIHTGERPFTCSQCGKGCTQSSNLLKHQRVHTGERPYTCSQCGKRFTRSSSLLKHQTLHTGEKPFACSECGKEFTLSSSLRAHQRIHSGERPFTCSECGKGFIRSSQLRRHQTIHSGERLFICSECGKTFSQSSRLLKHQRMHSGERPFTCYQCGKGFTRSSHLQQHQTVHTGERPFICTECGKGFSQSSGLLKHQRLHTGRSCSSVLSIGRDSLVLQPAETPASSHWGLVHPISSNLFQEQQVPSDVQSVGSD, encoded by the coding sequence ATGGCCAAAATAGAGGATCACCTGACCAGTCTCACCAGAGAGAAGCCATTCCAATGTGACATGTTTGGCGAGTCGGGGCTCTATCCTGACTTGCTGGAGACTCATTGCTCTGTTCCCACTGGAGAGCAGCTATTCATCTGTTCAGAGTGTGGGAAGGGATTCACCAGCTCCGACACCCTAGTGCAACACGAGTGTGTTCAGACTAGGGAGAGGCTATTCATCTGCTCTCACTGTGGGAAGAGCTTTCAAACAGCTCAGGAGCTGAAGGAACACAGGTGTACTCACATAAGAGAGCGGCCTTTCACATGCTGTGAATGTGGGAAGGGCTTCACattgtcttccaatctgctggcaCACCAGCGAATTCACACCGGGGAAAAGCCATTCACCTGCTACGAGTGCGGGAAGCGATTTGCCCAGTCCTCGCATCTGCGGCAACACCAGAGAATCCACACCGGTGAGAGGCCTTTCAtctgctcccactgtgggaaGGGTTTCACCCAATCCTCCAGCTTGCAAACACACCAACATATTCACACTGGCGAGAGGCCATTTACTTGTCccgagtgtgggaaggggttcactCTGTCCTCCCGCCTGCTAGCACACCAGAGGATTCACAGCGGGGAGAGGCCGTTCATGTGCTCTGAGTGTGGGAAGGGATTCACTCAGTCCTCAGACCTGCGGCAACACCAGagaattcacactggggagaggccgttcacctgctcccAGTGTGGGAAGGGATGCACTCAATCTTCAAACCTGCTGAAACACCAGcgagttcacactggggagagaccgtACACCTGCTCCCAGTGTGGGAAGAGGTTCACTCGGTCTTCCAGCCTGCTGAAGCACCAGACccttcacactggggagaaaccgtttGCTTGTTCTGAATGTGGGAAGGAGTTCACTCTGTCCTCGAGCCTGCGGGCACACCAGCGAATTCACAGcggggagagacccttcacctgctcagagtgcggcaagggcttcattCGGTCCTCACAACTGCGGCGACACCAGACGATTCACAGCGGGGAAAGACTGTTCATCTGTTCTGAATGTGGGAAGACTTTCTCCCAGTCGTCCCGCCTGCTCAAACATCAGCGGATGCACAGTGGAGAGAGACCTTTCACCTGTTACCAGTGCGGGAAGGGATTCACTCGGTCCTCACACCTGCAGCAACACCAAACGGTTCACACTGGAGAGAGACCCTTCATCTGCACCGAATGTGGAAAGGGATTCTCTCAATCATCTGGCCTGCTGAAACACCAGCGGCTACACACTGGGAGGAGCTGTTCATCTGTTCTGAGTATTGGAAGGGACTCGttggtcctccaacctgctgagacaccagcaagttcacactGGGGACTAGTTCACCCCATCTCCTCCAACCTTTTTCAGGAACAGCAGGTTCCGTCTGATGTTCAGAGCGTGGGAAGTGATTGA
- the LOC138744555 gene encoding zinc finger protein 16-like, which translates to MEGHLSICPGERQFRCNACGEAGLYPDLLKAHRCAHSGERSFTCSMCGKEFDSSDILLQHQCVHTTESPVTSSDCGKGFQTSSGLKKHGCANTGERPFICSECGKGFTQSSHLRQHQRIHSGEKPFTCTECGKGFIWSSSLLKHQTVHTSERPFTCSQCGKGFTQSASLRAHQRLHTGERPFTCTQCGKGFARSSQLRQHQTVHSSESPFICSECGKGFTLFTRLLKHQTIHTGERPFICSECGKRFARSSNLRQHQMFHRGERPFTCSQCGKGYTQSSGLLKHQTVHTGEKPFTCSECGKEFTQFSSLRVHQRIHTGVKPFTCSKCGKEFSRSSSLQRHQQIHSGERPFTCSQCGKGFSQSSYLLKHQRLHTREMLFICSDCGKGFTLSSHLRQHQMFHTGERPFSCSECGKGFSQSSNLRRHQRIHTGERPFTCSECGKGFTQSSHLQQHQIVHSRERPFPCSQ; encoded by the coding sequence ATGGAGGGTCACCTGAGCATTTGTCCTGGAGAGAGACAATTCCGATGTAATGCGTGCGGTGAGGCAGGGCTTTATCCAGACTTGCTAAAAGCTCATCGCTGTGCTCACTCTGGGGAAAGGTCGTTCACCTGTTCGATGTGTGGGAAGGAATTTGACAGCTCTGACATCCTGCTGCAACACCAGTGTGTTCACACTACAGAGAGCCCAGTCACAAGTTCTGACTGTGGGAAGGGCTTTCAAACATCTTCAGGCCTGAAGAAGCACGGATGTGCTAACACTGGAGAGAGACCGTTTATCTGTTCCGAGTGTGGGAAGGGATTCACTCAGTCCTCACACCTGCGGCAACACCAGAgaattcacagtggagagaaacCTTTCACCTGCACCGAGTGTGGGAAAGGATTCATTTGGTCTTCTAGCCTGCTGAAACACCAGACCGTCCACACGTCAGAGAGGCCGTTCACGTGCTCCCAGTGTGGGAAGGGATTCACTCAGTCTGCCAGCCTGCGGGCACACCAGAGActtcacaccggggagagaccATTCACCTGCACCCAATGTGGGAAGGGATTTGCTCGGTCCTCACAACTGCGGCAACACCAAACTGTTCACAGTTCAGAAAGTCCCTTCATCTGTTCCGAATGTGGGAAGGGATTCACTTTGTTCACCCGTTTGCTAAAACACCAGAcaattcacactggggagaggccattcatctgCTCTGAGTGTGGAAAGCGATTCGCTCGGTCCTCAAACCTGAGACAACATCAGATGTTTCACAGAGGGGagagaccattcacctgctcccagtGTGGAAAAGGGTACACTCAGTCCTCTGGTCTTCTGAAACACCAGACCGTTCACACTGGAGAGAAACCATTCACTTGTTCTGAGTGTGGGAAGGAATTCACTCAGTTCTCCAGCCTGCGAGTTCATCAGAGAATCCACACTGGggtgaaaccgttcacctgctccaaGTGTGGAAAGGAGTTTTCTCGGTCCTCTAGTTTGCAGCGACATCAGCaaattcacagtggagagagacCATTCACCTGTTCCCAGTGTGGGAAGGGATTCTCTCAGTCCTCCTACCTGCTGAAACACCAGCGGCTTCACACTAGAGAGATGCTGTTCATCTGCTCTGACTGTGGGAAGGGATTCACTCTATCCTCACACCTTCGACAACACCAGATgtttcacaccggggagaggccatttTCTTGCTctgagtgtgggaaggggttctctcagtccTCAAACCTGCGTCGACATCAGAggattcacactggggagaggccattcacttGTTCTGaatgtggcaagggcttcactcAATCCTCACACCTGCAGCAACACCAGATTGTCCACTCCCGGGAACGACCCTTCCCCTGCTCCCAGTGA